The window TaagattaataagaaaattcATTAGGGCATTATAATATATTTCTGAAGCATATTGTTATCTCCACCCAAGTTGCCACTACTGGAGACTGGGAAAGAGGGGAGCAGCTGGAAGACTATGGTGCTTAGTGAGAGAGGTAGGAGCAGGCTGGGAGACAAGAAAACACCAGGCAGACTTAACTGTACTTCACTCTTGCCATAACACACTCACATTCACTACAGGAGTGCTCAAAGAACACCAGGACATAGGCAGAAGGTCCACATTACACTCACCACGTCACCACCAAGGCAGACACAGAATACACATCATACAGGTCCATTATTAGTGAGGAACATGTTTGAGGTCACAGCAAAGCACTCATTGAGCCTCACACTGGCCTCATGGGGGGGAGAGCAGTTTGAGTAGGACTAGGTAgacaagtgagagaaggagaggtaggtGAGCTCCAAGGCAGAGCTGGAGGTAACCTGCCCTGGTGCTGGCCGCATCTCGGTTAAGAGTAGGTAGGAGGTGTGCCTCTCAGTATTTACTAACCTTATACATACTTGTTTTTCATTGCTTTAATAAGTTTCATAAAATTTGAAAATATTGCAGGATATTCCTCTACCTTAATTCTATCTAACATGTGTGTACTAACCTTGAGAGATGAATCTATGGTTATTTCCCTATTATCCTCTAATTCTTACAaaactttattctttttaaaattttgaagacaaaatcaagaaattatcgatgaaatcaattatttgaATGAATCCAAGGTAAATCTATGCATGCTATTGTTGTCCTTTGCCAGGACAAACATACTTAGGGACCTGGTGCGAAAGTTGTATTTTAGGGTGAAGAAGGCCAATATAAGGTCAAAATTGGACatttattaaaaataataaataaataaaaaaaatttaaggaTAGTATGCCTTATTTTGATATTGGGGAATATTTCTAGCCTAACCTAATAATGGATGCCTTCACTTGGAACCACCGTCTTAGAACCCTGCATTAAGGACACTAATTTAACTTGTTCTAACAAGAAAGGGAGATACATTGCCCCCCTCACCACCAAAATCCCCTTTAAGGATagtaatcaaacctaaccttacctaaataAGCATTTTTGCCCCCTTGCACCCTCCCTTAAGGACACAATAACCTGAGAACCTTAGTAGGAAATGGAACATAAGCAGTGTGATGCTACAAACAATGACTAGCCACAGTATGCTGGCACAGTTTTACTATTGAGAATGTCATGAATTGATATTGACAGCAGATCAAACGGGGAAGATTCACAGGTGTGGTTCCAGATTACCACATTTGTCTGTTACCCGGAGAGCAATGTTTGTCTTCTGATGACCATGTTGCTGCCAAGGTAACCAGCATGGACAGATacgagacacacaaacacactctctctctctctctctctctctctctctctctctctctctctctctctctctctctctctctctctctctcacacacacacacacacacacacacacacacacacacacacacacacacacacacacacacacacacacacacacacacacacacacacacacacacacacacacacacacacacacacatgatacacagcccggtagctcagtggttagagcgctggcttcacaagccagaggaccggggttcgattccccggccgggtggagatatttgggtgtgtctccttccacgtgtagcccctgtctacctagcagtgagtaggtatgggatgtaaatcgaggagttgtgaccttgttgtcccggtgtgtggtgtgtgcctggtctcaggcctatccgaagatcggaaacaatgagctctgagctcgttccgtagggtaatgtctggctgtctcgtcagagactgcagcagatcaaacagtgaattacacacacacacacacactacgtagtgtagtggttagcacgctcaactcacattgagagggccgggttcgagtcccggtaaacggtgaggcaaatgggcaagcctcttaatgtgaagcccctgttcacctagcagtaaataggtacgggatgtaacttgaggggttgtggcctcgctttcccggtgtaagttgtatgtgatgtggtctcagtcctacctgaagatcggtctatgagctcataGTTCACTCCGTaaaggggaagactggctgggtgaccagcaggcgaccgaggtgaattacacacacacacacacacacacacacgtagtgtagtggttagcacgctcgactcacaatcgagagggccgggttcgaatcctggtaagcggcgaggcaaatgggcaagtctctgagtgtgtagcccctgttcacctagcagtaaataggtatgggatgtaactcgaggggttttggccttgctttcccggtgtgtgttgtgtgttatgtggtctcagtcctacccgaagatcggtctatgagctctgagctcgctccataatggggaagactggctgggtgaccagcaggcgaccgaggtgaatcacacacacacacacacacacacacacacacacacacacacacacacacacacacacacacacacacacacacacatggtagaaTAGGTGATAAAAGTGAGGGACGTACATTTATTGGGAAAAGACAGATGTATCTCCTGTCTTGTATTACTATACTATAAGTAGGTAAACACTAGAGATGTActgataccaaaattttggccgattccgatactgataccgataccaccgatatcgatactactacttatagtgattactgcactggacaccaggatgagttggtggacagcgagcgttatcagatgggaggctttgttttgggggatgctgtaagtccttctgagaacatttgtgaaataggagcaattctagaagctttttgaaaccatttgcaaaggtaaattaatcagtaattggaatgaatatcttctcagtcttctgattcttgtcagttgttttaaattcttacttcttactcctttagcgaccatttggtcttgtgcattttcattattaattttattgacgatattttggtgatcaaaaatattttcaaaattattaaaattgtaaaacagacacaaaatattagcaaaagaaactcattttgttgtgtatgtttctctttaattaaatctgacatcctttgatattaattcattagacattagtagaccaattcagaaaaatgagctttcatctaatcttttcaattaaatagaaaaaagtttagtttattctaattttttaggttgtggcttattaccacagaaaacagtattctatgacatacggtaatcaccatggaaacttaatacgccgtattatattaatttggtatcatcaatatcttatatcaaatatatcactaagtagtaaattccttttaggtatcggaagtatcggcataaaataagccgataccgataccgataccaaaaaactgggccgataccgccgattccgatatcgataccgatgcattggtacatctctagtaaacacacacacatacacacaagcacTTATTATATCACTCCTTCAAAATATTCTTTATTACTAGTATTAACAGGtcatatatacaaacaaaattGACATGGCTCAAAAACAAAAtcgtatatatacataatagaCACTTCCATaagatttatgtatgtatgtatatatactattTCACTAATTGATTAGTTGAGCAATTTGAGAAACAAACTTTAATTCTTTTGCATTGCAGAGCATGGATTCTGAACGTGAGAAGTTCCGCACTTACATTGAGAAAACAGGAGTGATGTCTGCACTCACTGATGCTTTGGTGCATCTGtatgaggagcaggagaggcCTACAGATGCCCTTGGCCACATCAAGAAGACCTTGGGctctttcactccctctgtCCAACACTGCCACATGCTGGAGGAAAAGGTgactggttgagagagagagagagagagagagaaagttttatCTGATAAATGTTTAGCTGTAGAGTTCACTTTTTTGCTGTATGTTTGTTTTAGTCTGAGTTTTCTGTGACTTGGTGTGTTCTTCATAAGGAGTTTCTAAGAAATGCTGGTAGTATTATATTGTGAagtttattaagtttttagatttctttcatttcattgtttatttattcatttatttaacttttttctttgtatgtgtgtgtaagaagcactaattaaaagcaacaaaaaatatttaaCGCCCACTCCAGGGCACTAAGGAAGGGTATCTTGTAGGTGTTGGTACGCCAGGTTATTGACACTCGTTTAATGTTCTTATGGTGCTTTACTTTGTTACCCATATGGTGAACGTAAGGTGAACGTAGAAGTGAACGGTCCAACTGTAAAAGTACCCTTAATTAATTTAAATACCGTAACAAATTAATAATTATGCTTGTAACTTTACTCAGTTCACAATTAATTTTACATGAAGGCATTAGGGGAACTACTAATTATTATCAAATCACTATGCAGATGCCATACCACaatcaaacaagaaaacacaaaaaactgacaaaaaaaaggattaacTTGTACATGAGAGATAACATAATGTTATACATAATGCATAATAAGAGAACATTAGTAACAGCATTTTCACTTTCCTAAATAAAACTATCACAAATACAATAGGCGAACACTTACCAATCTCTAGCACTTTTAAGGTATAAATTCACAGCTGCTGTACTGCAGACAGACTGCTGGCTTAACCTACCTGCATGAGCTTTGGTTCGCTGTTCACAGTGCTCCATTCACTCTGCTTATATCTAAACGAGCTAGTAGTTAACACTAAGTAGTTACAAAATGGAACAATATAGAGTTAATTTGCTCGataaccaccaccaaacaccgtCTTACAAACAtctaaaaaagacaaaggatgCTTATGAAATCTTGACTAACATCTTGTTCCTCTTGTGATGCCATGTCTATAGGTTATGAACTATTTCCACATGCAGACACAGGTTGGCTCATGCATATTCCTAGTTTAATCACTTGGTTACTGCAGTTTTCCTTAATACAAAATTGTGCAAGTTAAAAATGAGTCAAGCTAGATAAAAATTGTAATGTGAGCAGGATCTACAACACATTAAACTCATATC is drawn from Portunus trituberculatus isolate SZX2019 chromosome 44, ASM1759143v1, whole genome shotgun sequence and contains these coding sequences:
- the LOC123518640 gene encoding c-Myc-binding protein-like; this translates as MDRTSSIKSMDSEREKFRTYIEKTGVMSALTDALVHLYEEQERPTDALGHIKKTLGSFTPSVQHCHMLEEKVKEQEAIIESQRTQINELMGEVANLRELLAHVEGRGEATKTPSETPRTS